A part of Candidatus Electrothrix aestuarii genomic DNA contains:
- a CDS encoding ATP-binding protein, whose translation MPKYFNTTGPCFPRLHYMLPPKDRLIGASLDRYIRDELYWVLHAPRQTGKTTFLQSWMHEINAGTEAVACYVSLERCQEITERDQAMPLIVDAVQKSAKTFDLPVPEYPQEVSPGSYVSAVLSRWAELTAPKKLVVLFDEVDVVAGPALVSLLRQLRGGFAQRGIGEFPVSIALVGMRDLRDYLVTSKDGQVLNPGSPFNIKHDSATLGNFSRDDIAALTAQHSNATGQEFTPEALERIWACSSGQPWLVNALCEQVVYRIIPDEQTAVQPEHVDQAREQLIASRATHIDSLGERLKEERVRRVIQPMIIGHADPTLGRSDRDVEFCLDLGLIAWDGSLVIANAMYREVIARYLSQNYQDNIPAPEFHWQQEDGSLDMDALMEEFQRFWAWNSEIWEEKADYTEAFPHLLLMAFFQRIINGGGTVDREYAAGRGRMDLLIRFGGKNNLIEIKLVHPRMGREATRDQGLVQVERYADQTDPHTCHLVIFDRRPDQRDKTWEERLSRETCTTASGRSVEVIWC comes from the coding sequence TGCTTTCCCCGGCTTCACTACATGCTGCCGCCCAAAGACCGCCTGATCGGTGCCAGCCTGGACCGTTATATCCGGGATGAACTGTACTGGGTACTCCATGCCCCCCGGCAGACAGGCAAGACCACCTTTCTCCAGTCCTGGATGCACGAAATCAACGCCGGAACCGAGGCCGTGGCCTGTTATGTCAGCCTGGAGCGTTGCCAGGAAATCACGGAAAGAGACCAGGCCATGCCGCTGATAGTGGATGCTGTCCAGAAATCGGCAAAAACCTTTGATCTGCCTGTGCCTGAGTATCCACAGGAGGTCTCGCCGGGCAGTTATGTTTCCGCAGTCCTCAGTCGCTGGGCAGAGTTGACCGCTCCCAAAAAACTGGTCGTCCTCTTTGATGAGGTGGATGTTGTCGCGGGTCCGGCTCTGGTCAGCTTGCTACGTCAGCTGCGGGGTGGTTTTGCTCAACGGGGAATTGGCGAATTCCCCGTCTCAATTGCCCTGGTGGGTATGCGCGACCTGCGGGATTATCTGGTTACCAGCAAGGACGGTCAGGTTCTCAATCCGGGAAGTCCGTTTAACATCAAGCATGATTCTGCTACCTTGGGGAATTTTAGCCGCGATGATATTGCCGCCCTGACCGCTCAGCACAGCAATGCAACCGGGCAGGAATTTACCCCAGAGGCCCTGGAACGGATCTGGGCCTGTTCTTCCGGTCAGCCTTGGTTGGTGAACGCCTTATGCGAACAGGTTGTCTACCGGATCATTCCTGACGAGCAAACAGCTGTACAGCCGGAACATGTTGATCAGGCTCGGGAACAGCTCATTGCCTCACGGGCTACGCATATTGATTCGTTGGGCGAACGGCTTAAAGAAGAACGGGTGCGCCGGGTGATTCAACCCATGATCATCGGGCATGCTGATCCGACTCTGGGGCGTTCCGACCGTGATGTGGAGTTCTGCCTTGATTTAGGTCTGATCGCCTGGGATGGTTCTTTGGTTATAGCCAATGCAATGTACCGGGAAGTGATTGCCCGCTATCTCAGCCAGAATTACCAGGACAATATCCCGGCCCCGGAATTTCACTGGCAGCAGGAGGACGGCAGTCTGGACATGGATGCCTTGATGGAAGAATTCCAGCGGTTCTGGGCCTGGAATTCCGAGATCTGGGAGGAAAAGGCCGATTACACCGAAGCCTTTCCTCATCTGTTACTCATGGCCTTTTTCCAGCGTATTATCAACGGTGGTGGCACTGTGGACCGGGAATATGCCGCAGGTCGAGGACGGATGGATTTGCTGATTCGTTTTGGCGGCAAGAATAACCTGATTGAGATTAAGCTGGTTCATCCCAGGATGGGCAGAGAGGCCACCCGTGATCAGGGGTTGGTCCAGGTTGAACGCTATGCTGATCAAACCGATCCTCATACCTGCCATCTGGTGATTTTTGACCGGCGACCGGACCAACGCGATAAAACCTGGGAGGAACGGCTCTCCCGTGAGACCTGTACAACCGCTTCCGGGCGTTCTGTGGAGGTGATCTGGTGTTGA